From a single Fusarium fujikuroi IMI 58289 draft genome, chromosome FFUJ_chr03 genomic region:
- a CDS encoding probable ring-finger protein Ariadne-1, with protein sequence MDSEEEYMSALSSDDEIMQDESGDEISAGEGSFSNILRDPPYSTTLVTNDIDITDFDDEEFDEPDPDFGLIKDAEKKKKSAHVVSYKVYEPSDIQRQQDDMISEVNMILDMQKEDAAILLRHFRWNKERLLEDYMDRPEKVLEAAGLSSNTSSPPKLEVIPGFACDICCEDDEGLESFAMKCGHRYCVDCYRHYLTQKIREEGEAARIQCPSDGCGRILDSASLDVLVTPALADRYQELLNRTYVEDKDNFKWCPAPDCPNALECGVKKKDLGKIVPTVECRCGYRFCFGCPNPDHQPAPCELVKKWLKKCADDSETANWISANTKECPKCNSTIEKNGGCNHMTCRKCKYEFCWMCMGLWSEHGTSWYNCNRYEEKSGSEARDAQAKSRTSLERYLHYYNRYANHEQSAKLDKDIAQKTEKKMVQLQTASGMSWIEVQYLNSASQALQTCRQTLKWTYAFAFYLARNNLTEIFEDNQKDLEMAVENLSEMFEKPTAELSDPKLKVDIMDKTSYCNKRRVILLEDTAENLAIGIATPTPSSIPFI encoded by the coding sequence ATGGATTCCGAGGAGGAATACATGTCGGCTCTGTCGAGCGACGATGAGATAATGCAGGACGAGAGCGGCGATGAGATATCCGCAGGCGAAGGTTCGTTTTCCAATATACTCCGGGATCCCCCATATTCCACTACCTTGGTTACTAATGATATTGACATCACAGActttgatgacgaagagTTCGACGAGCCCGATCCTGACTTTGGTCTGATCAAAgatgcagagaagaaaaagaaatccGCACATGTGGTATCATACAAAGTCTATGAACCGAGCGATATTCAACGCCAACAAGATGACATGATCAGCGAAGTCAATATGATTTTAGACATGCAGAAAGAGGATGCGGCTATCTTGCTTCGCCATTTCCGGTGGAACAAGGAGAGGTTACTTGAGGATTACATGGACAGGCCAGAAAAAGtgcttgaagctgctggATTAAGCAGCAATACATCCAGCCCTCCAAAGCTGGAGGTTATCCCTGGCTTTGCATGTGACATATGCtgtgaggatgacgagggcCTCGAATCATTTGCCATGAAATGTGGTCATCGCTACTGTGTTGATTGCTACCGCCATTACTTGACACAAAAGATCCGTGAAGAGGGCGAGGCTGCTAGGATCCAATGCCCCTCTGACGGATGCGGTCGCATCCTTGACTCAGCATCACTCGATGTCCTAGTCACCCCAGCGCTCGCAGATCGATATCAAGAATTACTCAACAGAACGTACGTCGAAGACAAGGACAATTTTAAGTGGTGTCCTGCCCCAGACTGCCCTAACGCCCTCGAGTGCGGCGTCAAAAAGAAGGACCTGGGCAAGATCGTCCCTACTGTCGAGTGTCGATGCGGGTATAGATTCTGCTTTGGTTGTCCGAACCCTGACCACCAACCAGCTCCTTGCGAGCTCGTTAAGAAATGGCTCAAGAAGTGCGCCGACGACTCAGAAACAGCCAACTGGATCTCGGCCAACACTAAAGAATGCCCAAAGTGTAACTCGACGATCGAAAAGAACGGAGGCTGCAACCACATGACTTGTCGAAAGTGCAAGTATGAGTTTTGCTGGATGTGCATGGGACTTTGGTCCGAGCACGGCACCAGCTGGTATAACTGCAATAGATATGAGGAAAAGAGCGGATCTGAAGCTCGTGATGCACAAGCTAAATCCCGGACATCCCTCGAACGATATTTGCACTACTACAACCGATATGCTAACCACGAACAATCGGCCAAGCTCGATAAAGACATTGCTCAAAAGACCGAAAAGAAGATGGTTCAGCTTCAGACAGCCTCGGGAATGTCCTGGATTGAGGTTCAGTACCTGAATTCCGCGTCCCAGGCTCTCCAAACATGTCGACAAACGCTTAAATGGACATATGCTTTTGCCTTTTATCTCGCCAGGAACAACCTGACAGAGATTTTCGAGGATAACCAGAAGGACCTCGAGATGGCCGTGGAGAACCTGTCTGAAATGTTTGAGAAACCCACTGCAGAATTGTCTGACCCCAAACTCAAAGTCGATATCATGGACAAAACCTCATACTGCAACAAGCGTCGAGTCATTCTGCTTGAGGATACAGCCGAAAACCTTGCAATTGGTATTGCCACCCCGACCCCTTCCAGTATCCCGTTCATTTGA
- a CDS encoding probable N-glycosylase/DNA lyase, with protein sequence MSVVGKTDWHKLPVTLGELCINTTLRCGQSFRWQQINHEWTCTLHGRLLHLKQDSTHLHYRVTFPAPKPLTRAPNNTEALLRHYFNLDTSLEPLYKQWSDADANFRKRAPQFKGVRILGQDAWETLICFICSSNNNITRISQMVHKLCQNYGPLIAYMGDEPFHDFPSPQDLTGDDVESHLRELGFGYRAKYIAETARMVANEKPETWLESLRNPDLPGFNTTPVPKEKHASYKEALAQLLTLKGVGPKVADCVCLMGLGWGEAVPVDTHVWQIAQRDYKFGKPKAKTLNKATYEAVGDHFRSLWGPFAGWAHSVLFTADLREFAAQAAKEEDEPTVIKLAAHGSTEHTRSKTKKTITITDSDTLVKEETPVIEPTDEQGLGEVKQMRRSKRVRTS encoded by the exons ATGTCTGTCGTGGGTAAGACGGATTGGCATAAATTGCCTGTTACTCTAGGGGAGCTTTGTATCAACACCACCTTGAGATGTGGGCAGTCTTTTAGATGGCAACAGATTAACCATGAATG GACCTGCACTCTGCATGGTCGACTTCTTCACTTGAAGCAGGACTCAACTCATCTACACTATCGGGTCACCTTTCCAGCACCCAAACCTTTAACGCGAGCACCCAACAACACAGAGGCTCTCCTAAGGCACTATTTCAACCTGGATACTAGTCTCGAACCGCTGTACAAACAATGGTCAGATGCTGATGCCAACTTTAGAAAGAGGGCTCCCCAATTTAAAGGGGTTCGAATTCTCGGTCAAGATGCCTGGGAGACATTGATATGTTTTATCTgtagcagcaacaacaatatCACGCGGATATCACAAATG GTGCACAAGCTGTGTCAGAATTACGGTCCCCTCATTGCATACATGGGTGACGAGCCATTCCATGACTTCCCATCACCTCAAGACCTTAcaggagatgatgttgaatcGCATCTTCGAGAATTAGGCTTCGGATATAGGGCAAAGTACATTGCTGAAACAGCACGGATGGTTGCCAACGAGAAGCCTGAAACCTGGTTGGAAAGCCTCCGAAATCCTGACCTACCAGGCTTCAACACAACGCCTGTACCGAAGGAGAAGCATGCGAGCTACAAGGAGGCACTTGCGCAACTACTCACTCTGAAAGGGGTTGGTCCCAAAGTTGCCGACTGTGTATGCCTCATGGGCCTCGGCTGGGGAGAGGCAGTTCCTGTCGACACCCATGTTTGGCAGATCGCTCAGCGAGACTACAAGTTTGGAAAACCAAAGGCCAAGACATTGAACAAGGCCACTTATGAGGCTGTTGGGGACCACTTCCGAAGCCTCTGGGGGCCGTTTGCCGGCTGGGCTCACTCAGTTCTCTTTACCGCTGATTTGAGAGAGTTTGCAGCTCAGGCTgcaaaagaagaggacgagcCTACTGTGATCAAACTGGCGGCGCATGGTTCCACAGAACATACcagatcaaagacaaagaagactATCACGATTACCGACAGTGATACATTGGTAAAGGAAGAAACACCAGTCATTGAACCCACGGATGAGCAAGGGTTGGGGGAGGTCAAACAGATGAGAAGGTCAAAACGGGTGCGCACTTCGTAA
- a CDS encoding related to histone-lysine N-methyltransferase — protein MADETPRTDSAADAPQIVAPAESSVNGHNSDQKDVTMSDAPVDHPASSPAPATHAPSPIPARTGTPAQGSRAASAHPDSGFSLPAEAAPHGDSTRRYLNTKVTGVLLEGVKQLAKDKPSDPLRVLGEYLIKKSKELEGTG, from the exons ATGGCCGACGAAACCCCCAGAACAGACTCAGCAGCAGATGCACCGCAAATTGTAGCGCCAGCTGAATCTTCTGTCAATGGGCATAACTCAGACCAGAAGGATGTGACAATGTCTGATGCGCCAGTCGATCACCCTGCA TCATCTCCTGCTCCGGCTACTCATGCGCCTAGCCCCATACCTGCACGAACAGGAACTCCGGCGCAAGGTTCTAGAGCTGCTTCTGCACATCCAGATTCTGGTTTTAGCCTACCAGCCGAAGCTGCCCCTCATGGCGATTCAACACGACGATATCTCAACACAAAAGTTACAGGAGTATTGTTAGAGGGCGTGAAGCAATTGGCAAAAGACAA GCCGAGTGATCCTCTCAGGGTACTAGGAGAGTATCTCATTAAAAAGTCCAAGGAACTGGAAGGCACTGGCTAG
- a CDS encoding probable ribosomal protein S13.e → MGRLHSKGKGISASALPYSRSAPAWLKTTPEQVVEQIAKLARKGATPSQIGVVLRDSHGIAQVKLVTGNRILRILKSNGLAPELPEDLYMLIKKAVAVRKHLERNRKDKDSKFRLILIESRIHRLARYYKTVGVLPPTWKYESATASTIVA, encoded by the exons ATGGGCCGACTTCACAGCAAGGGAAAGGGCATTTCTGCCTCCGCTCTCCCCTACTCTCGCTCCGCTCCTGCGTGGTTGAAGACCACCCCCGAGCAGGTTGTTGAGCAGATCGCCAAGCTCGCCCGTAAGGGTGCCACTCCCTCTCAGATTGGTGTTGTCCTTCGCGACAGCCACGGTATCGCCCaggtcaagcttgtcacCG GTAACCGAATTCTCCGAATTCTCAAGTCCAACG GCCTCGCTCCCGAGCTCCCCGAGGATCTGTACATGCTTATCAAGAAG GCTGTCGCGGTCCGAAAGCACCTTGAGCGTAAccgcaaggacaaggactcCAAGTTCCGCCTCATTCTCATTGAGTCCCGAATTCACCGCCTGGCTCGTTACTACAAGACCGTCGGTGTTCTCCCTCCCACCTGGAAGTACGAGTCCGCTACTGCCAGCACCATCGTCGCTTAA
- a CDS encoding probable nuclear protein, which translates to MSDADFETIKKLQQERNAASAGNKGSRTFDAANQRVDDTKQKLTDSADSTLYDRDGADRFSGYHTSLPMGDDDEDMGDGDDTRRLVGQYTASREMIDEFARGGGVEEDDILAGKGEKSGRIVDRETDYQKRRFNRALTPTRADPFAENRQAGASENGASYREIMEARELEREEQRVLQAIKAKQEGKTGDDVDAQPMLTDGNVEVEAADASSTARKRKKRWDVSSAPAEDDTAEAGEAAKPKRSRWDQAPAPGAEVSKKRSRWDQAPSATPMGNTGLATPAHSSSAPTLPTTFGTDIGRNMPLSDEELDLLLPGESEGYKILEPPPGYEPVRAPAHKLMATPAPQSGFMMQDPEQVRFSGKPMPAEIPGVGDLQFFKAEDMAYFGKLTDGSDENALTVEELKERKIMRLLLKIKNGTPPMRKTALRQITDNARQFGAGPLFDQILPLLMEKTLEDQERHLLVKVIDRILYKLDDLVRPYVHKILVVIEPLLIDQDYYARVEGREIISNLSKAAGLATMISTMRPDIDHVDEYVRNTTARAFAVVASALGIPALLPFLRAVCRSKKSWQARHTGVKIVQQIPILMGCAVLPHLKGLVECIGPNLNDEQTKVRTVTSLAIAALAEASNPYGIESFDDILNPLWTGARKQRGKGLAGFLKAVGYIIPLMDEEYANYYTSQIMEILLREFSSPDEEMKKVVLKVVSQCAGTDGVTAGYLKEHVLDEFFKSFWVRRMALDKRNYRQVVETTVDIGQKVGVSEIVERIVNNLKDESEPYRKMTVETVEKIVASLGAADIGERLEERLVDGILHAFQEQSVEDIIMLNGFGSVVNALGTRCKPYIPQIVSTILWRLNNKSATVRQQAADLISRIAMVMKQCGEDALMGKLGVVLYEYLGEEYPEVLGSILGALRSIVTVVGIAQMQPPIKELLPRLTPILRNRHEKVQENTIDLVGRIADRGPESVNAREWMRICFELLDMLKAHKKGIRRAANNTFGFIAKAIGPQDVLATLLNNLRVQERQSRVNTAVAIGIVAETCAPFTVLPALMNEYRVPELNVQNGVLKSLSFLFEYIGEMAKDYVYAVTPLLEDALIDRDQVHRQTAASVVKHIALGVVGLGCEDAMVHLLNLLYPNLFETSPHVIDRIVEAIEAIRMAVGPGLVLNYVWAGLFHPARKVRTPYWRLYNDAYVQGADAMVPYYPNLDEDKMDRPELAIVL; encoded by the coding sequence ATGTCTGACGCAGATTTCGAGAccatcaagaagctccagcagGAGCGAAATGCCGCCTCTGCTGGTAACAAGGGTTCGCGAACCTTTGATGCAGCAAATCAGCGAGTCGACGATACTAAGCAAAAGTTGACCGACAGCGCCGACAGTACCCTCTACGATCGTGATGGAGCTGATAGATTTTCCGGGTATCACACCTCGCTACCGATGggtgacgacgatgaagacatGGGCGATGGTGACGACACGCGACGGCTAGTTGGCCAGTATACCGCATCGCGAGAGATGATTGATGAGTTCGCTCGTGGAGGTGGcgtggaggaagatgatatcCTTGCTGGGAAAGGCGAGAAGAGTGGTCGAATTGTCGATCGTGAGACAGATTATCAAAAGCGCCGATTCAATCGCGCCCTCACTCCCACACGCGCCGATCCCTTTGCCGAGAATCGCCAGGCTGGCGCTTCTGAGAATGGCGCCAGTTACCGCGAGATTATGGAGGCTCGTGAACTAGAAAGGGAGGAGCAGCGCGTTTTGCAAGCCATCAAAGCGAAGCAGGAGGGCAAGACTGGTGATGACGTCGATGCACAGCCCATGCTAACCGATGGTAatgtcgaggttgaagctGCCGATGCTTCTTCGACTGCTCGGAAGCGCAAGAAGCGATGGGATGTGTCGTCGGCACCCGCCGAGGATGATACGGCTGAGGCCGGCGAGGCAGCGAAGCCCAAGCGTTCACGATGGGATCAAGCTCCTGCGCCTGGAGCAGAGGTTTCTAAGAAGCGTTCGCGATGGGATCAGGCCCCTTCTGCTACGCCCATGGGCAACACAGGGCTAGCTACTCCTGCGCACTCATCATCCGCACCTACTCTGCCAACAACTTTTGGTACCGATATTGGTCGAAATATGCCTCTCAGTGACGAGGAACTCGACCTCCTCCTTCCTGGCGAAAGCGAGGGTTACAAGATCCTTGAGCCCCCCCCTGGCTACGAACCTGTCCGCGCTCCAGCACACAAGCTTATGGCTACCCCTGCTCCCCAATCAGGCTTCATGATGCAAGATCCTGAACAAGTACGCTTCAGTGGAAAGCCAATGCCTGCTGAGATTCCCGGCGTAGGCGACCTACAGTTCTTTAAAGCCGAAGACATGGCGTATTTCGGAAAGCTCACCGATGGTTCTGACGAGAATGCTCTAACggttgaagagctgaaggagaggaagatCATGAGGCTTCTGctgaagatcaagaacgGTACTCCCCCCATGAGGAAGACTGCTCTTCGCCAGATTACCGATAATGCCAGGCAATTCGGAGCTGGTCCTCTGTTTGACCAAATCCTGCCCCTTCTCATGGAGAAGACGTTGGAAGACCAAGAGCGCCATTTGCTGGTGAAAGTTATTGACCGAATTCTCTACAAGCTTGACGACCTTGTGCGCCCCTATGTCCACAAGATCCTGGTCGTTATCGAGCCATTGCTCATCGACCAAGATTACTACGCGAGAGTGGAGGGACGCGAAATCATTTCTAACCTGAGCAAGGCTGCTGGTCTTGCTACCATGATTAGCACTATGCGACCCGATATTGACCACGTCGACGAATACGTCCGGAACACAACAGCACGAGCTTTTGCAGTGGTAGCATCAGCCCTTGGCATCCCTGCTTTGCTACCCTTCCTCAGGGCTGTCTGTAGAAGCAAGAAGTCATGGCAAGCTCGCCACACGGGTGTGAAGATCGTTCAGCAAATCCCTATTCTAATGGGCTGTGCCGTGCTTCCTCACCTCAAGGGTCTTGTTGAGTGTATTGGGCCCAACCTCAACGACGAACAGACAAAGGTTAGGACAGTCACCAGTCTGGCCATTGCCGCATTGGCTGAGGCCTCTAACCCCTATGGTATCGAGAGCTTCGATGACATCCTTAACCCTCTATGGACGGGCGCTCGCAAGCAGCGGGGCAAAGGTCTTGCTGGTTTTCTCAAGGCTGTTGGATACATCATCCCCCTGATGGACGAGGAGTATGCCAACTATTATACCAGCCAAATTATGGAGATCCTGCTTCGCGAATTCTCGTCACCCGACGAAGAAATGAAGAAGGTGGTTCTCAAGGTTGTCTCTCAGTGCGCAGGGACGGATGGTGTCACTGCaggataccttaaggaaCACGTTTTGGACGAGTTTTTCAAGAGCTTCTGGGTACGAAGAATGGCCTTGGATAAGCGAAACTATCGACAGGTGGTGGAAACAACTGTCGACATCGGCCAAAAGGTTGGAGTCAGCGAAATCGTGGAGAGGATCGTCAACAATCTCAAGGACGAGAGCGAACCATACCGAAAAATGACTGTCGAAACGGTGGAGAAGATCGTTGCAAGCTTGGGTGCAGCAGATATCGGCGAGCGCCTAGAAGAGCGGCTTGTGGACGGTATCCTTCACGCGTTTCAGGAGCAGAGTGTCGAAGATATTATCATGCTGAACGGCTTTGGTTCTGTTGTCAATGCCCTAGGAACCCGCTGCAAGCCCTACATCCCTCAAATCGTCAGTACTATTCTATGGCGACTCAACAACAAATCGGCGACGGTTCGACAACAGGCCGCAGATTTGATCTCTCGAATTGCTATGGTTATGAAGCAGTGTGGCGAGGACGCCCTCATGGGTAAACTGGGTGTTGTGCTCTACGAGTATCTGGGCGAAGAATATCCCGAAGTTCTCGGATCTATCTTGGGTGCTTTGCGGTCTATTGTCACAGTTGTTGGTATTGCACAGATGCAACCACCCATCAAGGAGCTGCTACCACGACTGACCCCTATCCTGCGAAACCGTCACGAAAAGGTTCAGGAGAATACGATTGACCTTGTTGGCCGTATTGCGGATCGGGGACCTGAGAGTGTCAATGCCCGAGAATGGATGCGAATCTGCTTTGAACTGCTCGATATGCTCAAGGCTCACAAGAAGGGAATTCGACGAGCTGCGAACAATACGTTTGGTTTCATTGCCAAAGCTATTGGTCCTCAGGATGTGTTGGCAACTCTGTTGAACAACCTTCGCGTGCAGGAGCGCCAGTCCCGTGTAAACACGGCTGTTGCCATTGGTATCGTGGCCGAAACTTGTGCTCCCTTTACAGTTCTTCCGGCTCTCATGAACGAGTATCGTGTACCAGAGCTCAACGTGCAGAATGGTGTCCTCAAGTCACTTTCCTTCCTTTTCGAGTATATTGGCGAGATGGCAAAGGACTACGTTTACGCAGTGACTCCCTTACTGGAAGACGCTCTCATCGACCGTGATCAGGTCCACCGTCAAACGGCAGCTTCCGTCGTCAAGCATATTGCTTTGGGCGTGGTTGGTCTTGGATGTGAGGACGCTATGGTgcatctcctcaaccttctgTACCCAAATCTCTTCGAGACTAGCCCACACGTCATCGATCGTATCGTGGAGGCCATTGAGGCCATTCGAATGGCAGTCGGGCCAGGCCTGGTGCTCAACTACGTCTGGGCAGGCCTGTTCCACCCAGCAAGAAAGGTCAGAACCCCATACTGGCGCTTGTACAACGATGCATACGTTCAGGGGGCTGACGCGATGGTGCCATATTACCCAAATCTTGATGAAGACAAGATGGATAGACCGGAGCTGGCGATTGTGCTGTAA
- a CDS encoding related to pre-mRNA splicing factor U2AF large chain, whose amino-acid sequence MNGDSYSSRDGRRGRDYPPRGERGDRDDRRDRHRDRDRRRSRSPEHRSHRRGEGDVDAYSSSRNHRDREREDRYSGRERRGGDREWDRDRGSSRRDARRDDDERPNRRDRDPYEDRRRGGRDRREDRFPAQQERRSASPPPKKREPTPDLTNIVPVLDRKRRLTQWDIKPPGYENVTAEQAKLSGMFPLPGAPRQQPMDPSKLQAFMNQPGGQVTSAGLKANNSRQSKRLLVSRIPSGTSEEALMSFFNLQLNGLNVIDTTDPCVLCQFSNDRSFAVIEFKDAPEATVALAMDGISMEASDASNGTDGGHRGLEIRRPRDYVVPAVTEEVSYNSEVVSNIVPDTVNKLSITNIPTFLTEEQIIELLASFGKPKAFALVKDRGTEESRGIAFAEYQDPAASNPTALDTLNGMEIGGKKLKVSKASIGPTQVANFDVGITAISGLASQTANEVESSRVLQLLNMVTAEELLDNDDYEEICEDVREECSKFGKIIDVKVPRPTGGSRQSAGVGKIFVKYERAEDTAKALQALAGRKFADRTVVTTYFPEENFDVGAW is encoded by the exons ATGAACGGTGACAGCTATTCTTCCCGAG ATGGGCGCAGGGGACGAGATTATCCT CCTAGAGGAGAAAGAGGTGATAGAGACGATCGTCGAGACCGACACCGTGACCGCGACCGCAGACGATCTCGCTCACCCGAGCACCGAAGCCATCGACGAGGTGAAGGCGATGTCGATGCCTACTCATCCAGCCGAAACCACCGCGATCGTGAGCGTGAAGACAGATACTCGGGCCGCGAAAGACGAGGTGGCGATCGTGAGTGGGATCGTGATCGAGGATCATCCCGTCGAGATGCCAGAcgcgacgacgatgagcGGCCTAACAGGCGAGACCGAGATCCCTACGAAGACCGTCGTCGCGGTGGAAGAGATCGACGTGAGGACAGATTTCCAGCACAGCAGGAGCGCCGTAGCGCGAGCCCACCACCTAAGAAGCGAGAGCCAACTCCAGATCTTACCAACATCGTGCCTGTCCTTGACCGCAAGCGTCGCCTGACTCAGTGGGATATCAAGCCTCCAGGTTACGAAAATGTTACAGCTGAACAGGCCAAGCTGTCGGGCATGTTCCCTCTTCCTGGAGCTCCTCGGCAACAGCCAATGGACCCGAGCAAACTACAGGCGTTTATGAACCAGCCTGGTGGGCAAGTCACGAGCGCTGGACTGAAAGCCAATAACTCTCGCCAGTCAAAGCGGCTGTTGGTTTCAAGAATCCCCTCAGGCACAAGCGAAGAGGCCCTCATGTCTTTCTTCAACCTCCAGCTGAATGGATTGAATGTCATCGACACCACAGACCCTTGCGTCCTGTGCCAGTTCTCCAACGACCGGTCATTTGCCGTCATCGAGTTCAAAGACGCACCTGAGGCAACAGTTGCTCTGGCAATGGATGGAATATCTATGGAAGCCAGCGATGCATCGAATGGTACGGATGGAGGTCACCGTGGCCTTGAAATTCGCCGGCCCCGTGACTACGTAGTGCCTGCAGTAACTGAGGAAGTCTCCTATAATTCCGAGGTCGTCTCGAACATCGTTCCGGACACTGTCAACAAGCTCAGCATCACCAATATCCCCACCTTCTTGACAGAAGAGCAGATTATTGAATTACTGGCTAGCTTTGGCAAACCTAAGGCTTTTGCTCTTGTCAAGGACAGAGGGACAGAAGAGTCTAGA GGTATCGCATTTGCAGAGTATCAAGACCCTGCCGCCTCCAATCCAACTGCGCTTGACACACTCAACGGGATGGAAATTGgaggcaagaagctcaaggttaGCAAGGCCAGTATCGGTCCTACACAAGTCGCCAACTTCGACGTGGGTATTACCGCTATCAGTGGTCTTGCTTCTCAGACTGCCAATGAGGTTGAAAGCAGTCGAGTGCTTCAGCTTCTAAACATGGTGACTGCTGAAGAGCTCTTGGACAATGACGACTACGAAG AAATTTGCGAAGACGTTAGGGAAGAATGCTCCAAGTTTGGTAAAATCATTGATGTCAAGGTTCCTCGACCCACTGGTGGCAGTCGACAATCCGCTGGTGTAGGCAAGATCTTTGTCAAGTACGAGAGAGCCGAAGATACAGCAAAGGCTCTGCAAGCTCTTGCAGGACGTAAGTTTGCTGACAGAACTGTCGTGACAACATATTTCCCAGAG GAAAACTTCGACGTTGGAGCGTGGTAA